From a region of the Helicobacter hepaticus ATCC 51449 genome:
- a CDS encoding tRNA 2-thiocytidine(32) synthetase TtcA, which yields MTNNHIQTKKENLSQKPTISKKILGIVGKTNAQYQLIKEGDKVLLGLSGGKDSILLATLLSYMQKHAPFKFDFKAITIDYGRGGEYEYIFEYCEKLGITYELYRTDIYKILEENKREGTIYCSFCSRMRRGALYSKALEGGFNKLALAHHLDDAAESFFMNLTYNGAMRSMPPTYRAQNGLEVIRPLIFVRERQIIDFIASNHIYIAPDCNCPINWLDSDKKPHSRESTKQFLKNIESQNPDFFKSLKNAFSNIHAGSFCDKRYLDT from the coding sequence ATGACAAATAACCATATCCAAACTAAAAAAGAGAATCTTTCACAAAAACCTACAATAAGCAAAAAGATTCTTGGTATTGTTGGGAAAACAAACGCACAATACCAACTCATTAAGGAGGGGGATAAAGTATTATTGGGCTTAAGCGGAGGCAAAGATTCTATTCTGCTTGCTACATTATTATCTTATATGCAAAAACACGCCCCTTTTAAATTTGATTTTAAAGCTATTACAATTGATTATGGCAGAGGTGGCGAATATGAATATATTTTTGAATATTGCGAGAAATTAGGGATTACTTACGAACTCTACCGCACAGATATTTATAAGATATTAGAAGAAAATAAAAGAGAAGGCACAATTTATTGCAGCTTTTGCTCTCGTATGAGACGCGGTGCTTTATATAGTAAGGCATTAGAGGGAGGATTCAATAAGCTTGCCCTTGCACATCATCTTGATGATGCGGCGGAAAGCTTTTTTATGAATCTTACTTATAATGGAGCGATGCGTTCTATGCCACCGACATATCGTGCGCAAAATGGTTTGGAGGTTATCCGTCCTTTAATCTTTGTGCGTGAGCGACAGATTATTGATTTCATTGCAAGTAATCACATTTATATTGCACCTGATTGTAATTGTCCCATTAATTGGTTAGATTCTGATAAAAAGCCTCATAGTAGAGAATCAACAAAACAATTTCTCAAAAATATAGAATCCCAAAACCCAGATTTTTTCAAATCTCTTAAAAATGCTTTTAGCAATATCCACGCAGGAAGCTTTTGCGATAAACGCTATCTTGACACTTGA
- a CDS encoding MFS transporter: protein MIKQIFPLALISSLRFFGLFIVLPIIGLYTDEFHTSAFLAGMAAGGYALTQIIFQTPFGVWSDKYNRKHVVGIGLIIFLLGSLVCAFSNDITMLIIGRFLQGVGAIGGVVSAQIADLVKEEERNKAMAVMGGGIFISFVLAMLLSPIIASHYGLNTLFFITSGLCVISLIILYWKVPDTPSVKYHFQDNTFNALLKDKNLLIMNLSAFLQKFLMIFAFVCISLALTHQFDMAEEKLWYIYAPAALVGVFAMGPSSVFAQKRGQFKAVMLFGIFAFVLSYFLMAFSIPQESIVLFAIGVFIFFIGFAIHEPIMQSLASRYPKAHQKGAALGIFTTLGYVGSALGGMCGGWLYEEIGLFKLSLIIAVVCIIWAVLLIVFLSNPRNHKNIYLPLDNQQYSLEALSTLDTLEGVIEWYINQNEHIAIIKYDDTLIKKEQILSTLNKG from the coding sequence ATGATAAAGCAGATTTTTCCTCTTGCACTTATTTCAAGTTTGCGTTTTTTTGGACTTTTTATTGTGTTACCCATTATTGGGCTTTACACTGATGAATTTCACACGAGTGCATTTCTTGCTGGAATGGCAGCTGGTGGATATGCACTTACACAAATCATCTTTCAAACACCCTTTGGTGTATGGAGCGATAAATACAATCGCAAACACGTTGTCGGCATTGGCTTAATCATTTTTTTGCTTGGCTCTCTTGTATGTGCATTTTCTAACGATATTACTATGCTTATCATTGGGCGATTTTTACAAGGTGTTGGGGCAATTGGAGGTGTAGTAAGCGCACAAATTGCTGATTTAGTCAAAGAAGAGGAACGCAATAAGGCTATGGCTGTTATGGGAGGAGGTATTTTTATTAGCTTTGTTCTTGCTATGCTTTTAAGCCCTATTATTGCAAGCCATTATGGACTAAACACTCTTTTTTTTATCACAAGTGGGCTTTGTGTGATTTCTCTTATTATCCTTTATTGGAAAGTGCCTGATACACCAAGTGTGAAATACCACTTTCAAGACAATACATTTAATGCCCTGCTCAAAGATAAAAATCTCCTTATTATGAATCTAAGCGCATTTTTGCAAAAGTTTTTAATGATTTTTGCCTTTGTATGCATCAGTCTTGCCCTTACTCACCAGTTTGATATGGCTGAAGAAAAACTATGGTATATTTATGCTCCTGCTGCACTTGTAGGTGTTTTTGCTATGGGACCATCATCAGTTTTTGCACAAAAAAGGGGGCAATTCAAAGCCGTGATGCTTTTTGGTATCTTTGCCTTTGTGTTGTCATATTTTTTAATGGCTTTTTCTATTCCACAAGAAAGCATTGTGCTTTTTGCAATTGGTGTATTTATATTTTTCATAGGATTTGCTATCCACGAGCCTATTATGCAATCCCTAGCAAGTCGTTATCCAAAAGCACATCAAAAAGGTGCAGCACTTGGTATTTTTACAACACTTGGCTATGTGGGTTCTGCTCTTGGTGGTATGTGTGGGGGTTGGCTCTATGAAGAAATAGGACTTTTCAAACTTTCGCTTATTATCGCAGTAGTATGTATAATATGGGCAGTATTGCTCATAGTATTTTTGAGTAATCCACGCAATCACAAAAACATTTATCTTCCTCTTGATAACCAGCAATATTCGCTAGAAGCACTTAGCACACTTGATACACTTGAGGGTGTTATTGAATGGTATATCAATCAAAATGAGCATATTGCTATTATCAAATACGATGATACACTCATAAAAAAAGAGCAAATCTTATCTACATTAAACAAAGGCTAA